AGTTTCACCGTCACAGATGACTTCTTTGACAGCCATCCGTAAGTCATCTGGATAATTCAAGATGTCAGTATATCTAAGAAGACAAGGAAGACACTATCACACTTTTCTTTGCACAGATCGAGGCTGTGCCGATTTATGAAGGGCATCAAGGCAATGCTGAAAACAAACAAAAACAAGGATGAAGAATGGCACaagcaaatgaatcatgaatcaagATTTATGTAGCAACTATATCACATTCAACTGGCATGGCCATCACCTCACATGTGAATCGCATCAATTTCTGAAAAAATGAAAGCTAAAATATGGGTGACTATCAAATTCTTGAATCCTCATCCACTGCACAATCTTAAGCACCATAGATCCGTGGAAATTTGCATATAGACATAGTTATATCCAAGGACAAGATCATATGAGTGTAGTAATTCTCATGATAAAATGGCAAGGTTATGGAACGACAAAAGCAAGGAAATTTCTCCTGGTTACCTGCATCATCCGTCTCTTGCCTTGGGTTAAGTACCAATCCTTTGTTATTTGCCATTCCCTTGACCTACAAGAATAAATGATTAAGATCAATTATAACTTTTATGTGAGTGAAAAGATGGATAGACATGCAAGCATTCAGCTACAACTCAATCAGGGATGAAGCTTGCAACGGCCGAAGTAAAGGTCCATATAAATGAATGGAAGTACCACAGAATTTAGCCAATCCACAGTTCTAGAAATTGTTTCTTGCTTTATGGCCTAAGATGCAGAAAAGTAACATGAATTATCACACTCCTATCACAAAATTTATCATGTTTTCAACAAATTGAGATAACATATAGCAGACATCAAAGATGCATAAATGAATAATTACCATATGAGAAATCCCATGAGACGCTAATGGTTGATGAAAGTAATGTACTTTGCAACAATGATAAAGGAAATATACAAAAGAAGAAGGAATCGCACCAGTGCACGGAACATGCAGCGGCCGTCACCCTTTACTTTCTGAACAGTGTAATGCTCCACCTTCTTCGTCGCCGGTAAATCCCCCGCCCTCCTTGATTTGAAGACATTTTCACCCATAAAACCGAAAGATAACCAGAAAAAAACAAGGACTTCGGCGGGAACAAAAACGTACAAGGAGGAGCCGATCCTGGCGAAGAACCGAACGCCGGTGGGAGCCAGAGCAGCCGGCGGCTGGAGGAGCTCGAAGCAGGCGGTTCCATCTTTTAGCTGCCCCAGTAAGACCTCTGCAGCCCAGCAAGAACAGATTTTTAAGAAAACCCTAATCACCCGAAGGAGAAAAGAAAGCGTAACGCACCGTTCGAAGGACGATTGCGGCGGTTCGCCATGGAACCCTTAGTGGATGGTGGAACTCACGACGACGATGGCGGTGTGCTCGAGCCAATCCACAGTCGCGTCTCTTGTCAAGAAGTCAATGGCCAAGAGGCTGCGTTGGGCCGCAAGCGGCCCGGCA
The window above is part of the Musa acuminata AAA Group cultivar baxijiao chromosome BXJ2-6, Cavendish_Baxijiao_AAA, whole genome shotgun sequence genome. Proteins encoded here:
- the LOC135583743 gene encoding OVARIAN TUMOR DOMAIN-containing deubiquitinating enzyme 3-like isoform X1 translates to MANRRNRPSNEVLLGQLKDGTACFELLQPPAALAPTGVRFFARIGSSLRAGDLPATKKVEHYTVQKVKGDGRCMFRALVKGMANNKGLVLNPRQETDDADDLRMAVKEVICDGETERPQYEEALIAITVDESLKRYCQRIERSDFWGGESELLVLSKLCQQPIIVYIPAHEHTHGTWGNGFIPITQYGSEFGKKLINGKQRAPVRLLFSGRNHYDLLV
- the LOC135583743 gene encoding OVARIAN TUMOR DOMAIN-containing deubiquitinating enzyme 3-like isoform X2, translating into MANRRNRPSNEVLLGQLKDGTACFELLQPPAALAPTGVRFFARIGSSLAGDLPATKKVEHYTVQKVKGDGRCMFRALVKGMANNKGLVLNPRQETDDADDLRMAVKEVICDGETERPQYEEALIAITVDESLKRYCQRIERSDFWGGESELLVLSKLCQQPIIVYIPAHEHTHGTWGNGFIPITQYGSEFGKKLINGKQRAPVRLLFSGRNHYDLLV